A part of Terriglobus roseus genomic DNA contains:
- a CDS encoding glycosyltransferase family 4 protein translates to MIAPTLASSPSGSNVAKRDREWNIWLSDAFCFTSWYSSALVKALLNTNASVRFITTDVAGEPAYFRSQGVTPNPGPFSSHYASKLPSPARRAARLLSVMANSAALRWQLKHSLATRPDVLHLQQLPALNHGINDDFRTIACAQSLGIPVVHTVHNLLPHDSGDSLRATYERLYTTVDRLICHSPDVAEKLTKQFGVNAHNISVIPHGPLFEAPIETGNERSFARTSLNIEHDRPVVLWQGVMAPYKGLDLLLQAWERCMSSWPDTATKPLLLIAGTGPASEAGLVNAAAKQFPESIRPEIRYITTAELPLFFQASDVLVYPYRAITTSGALLTGLTYRKPIIASDLAPFRQFLRNKENALLVPPGDVAAMTEALHSLLLGISTAGEASSIYRTLAAGAAQNQELYTSWDTIAKQTLSVYRELVRNQ, encoded by the coding sequence ATGATTGCGCCAACACTTGCGTCATCACCATCGGGATCGAATGTGGCGAAACGCGATCGCGAATGGAACATCTGGCTCTCAGACGCATTCTGCTTCACCTCCTGGTATAGCTCAGCGCTCGTTAAGGCTCTGCTCAATACCAACGCATCCGTACGCTTCATCACTACCGATGTTGCCGGCGAACCTGCTTACTTCAGGTCGCAGGGAGTCACACCAAACCCCGGCCCGTTCTCCTCTCACTATGCGAGCAAACTTCCCTCGCCCGCCAGGAGAGCAGCACGACTCCTCTCGGTTATGGCCAACTCTGCAGCCTTGCGCTGGCAGTTAAAGCATTCCTTAGCAACGCGCCCGGATGTACTGCATTTACAGCAGTTGCCGGCGCTAAACCACGGAATCAACGATGACTTCCGCACCATCGCGTGCGCCCAAAGCCTCGGCATACCTGTGGTGCACACAGTACATAATCTGCTGCCACACGACAGTGGAGATTCGCTGCGGGCGACCTATGAGCGCCTCTACACAACCGTAGACCGGCTCATCTGCCACTCGCCTGACGTAGCTGAAAAACTGACGAAACAGTTTGGCGTGAATGCGCACAACATCTCTGTCATTCCGCACGGACCTTTATTTGAAGCGCCCATCGAAACAGGCAACGAGCGGTCGTTTGCTCGAACCAGCTTGAATATCGAACACGACCGCCCGGTAGTTCTCTGGCAAGGCGTGATGGCTCCGTACAAGGGCCTGGATCTATTGCTGCAGGCGTGGGAACGATGCATGTCGAGCTGGCCTGACACTGCCACCAAACCACTTCTATTGATCGCAGGCACCGGACCAGCATCTGAAGCCGGTCTGGTCAACGCTGCTGCAAAGCAGTTCCCAGAGAGCATTCGCCCGGAGATTCGCTACATCACAACGGCGGAACTGCCGCTCTTCTTCCAGGCATCCGACGTTCTGGTCTATCCCTATCGCGCGATCACCACAAGCGGCGCACTTCTCACGGGACTGACCTACCGGAAACCCATCATCGCCTCTGATCTGGCGCCATTTCGGCAATTCCTTCGGAATAAAGAAAATGCGCTTCTCGTGCCGCCGGGGGACGTAGCCGCCATGACCGAGGCGCTTCATTCACTTTTGCTGGGGATATCCACCGCTGGAGAAGCCAGCTCTATCTACCGCACGCTGGCTGCTGGAGCTGCACAAAATCAGGAGCTATACACCAGCTGGGACACCATCGCAAAACAGACACTTTCCGTCTATCGGGAACTAGTGCGAAACCAATGA
- a CDS encoding polysaccharide biosynthesis/export family protein has protein sequence MDSMRKTIWSALRIPLLLLCTVCCSGQQATANVTKSAVSTSGLPDTRSSAATTAYTIGSGDVLNVQVWKEKELSQVVVVRPDGKISLPLLGDLPVIGKEPTQVEEMVQTRLQSMVVEPHVTVTVAEIHSRMVYITGEVARPGAYPLNTPITVLQLIAQAGGLTEFASKKKIQVIRANNKRDQQLLNYKAMTQSKDGHSDVTLNPGDTVVIP, from the coding sequence ATGGATTCGATGCGGAAAACAATATGGAGCGCACTACGCATACCGCTGCTCCTGCTCTGCACAGTTTGCTGCAGCGGCCAGCAGGCCACGGCGAATGTGACCAAGTCGGCGGTATCGACCTCAGGACTGCCGGATACTCGTTCTTCAGCAGCAACCACTGCATACACCATCGGAAGCGGTGATGTGTTGAACGTGCAGGTATGGAAAGAGAAGGAACTGAGCCAGGTCGTGGTCGTTCGTCCTGACGGCAAGATCTCCCTTCCCCTTTTGGGCGACCTTCCGGTCATCGGTAAAGAACCAACACAGGTTGAAGAGATGGTTCAGACGCGCCTGCAGTCCATGGTGGTTGAACCGCACGTGACGGTCACAGTTGCTGAGATTCACAGCCGCATGGTCTACATCACGGGCGAAGTTGCTCGGCCCGGCGCATACCCACTCAACACTCCCATCACAGTGCTTCAGCTGATCGCACAGGCGGGTGGTCTTACCGAGTTTGCTTCAAAAAAGAAGATTCAGGTGATCCGCGCAAACAACAAGCGCGATCAACAGCTTCTGAATTACAAGGCCATGACGCAATCCAAGGACGGCCACAGCGACGTGACCTTGAATCCCGGTGACACGGTGGTAATCCCATGA
- a CDS encoding GumC family protein, giving the protein MADERKASPLAAVYTLLSAIRYRYRLIIFVAVVVLAAGLTYVMSMPDVYQSSTQILVNPQRVSDKYVNSIATMDASERLNTLSQQILSSSRLETIMDELHLFSNLRDKVSRDELIARMRKNIGIELKHNSEGLSAFTLSYTGDSAQEVATVANRLAASFISWNLHDREQEAKATTTFLANELTTTKSQLDDLEEQLRSYKMKHLGELPDQLDANMQTLSRLQVELQANTEAQSRLDHEALLTSSLPDTSSQRTAAPVTSSSMRQKLTADRYAAQTDLAELHKHYTDSFPDVGRKEAEIRALDAQIAALPADSTPAASATADSATSTNPRLQLIHRDRNRLQDEQRKIQSSIGRYQSRIDSAPVHEQEISQLLRDYGTARDHYRSLLEKTYSAQMAAQLEQEQQSGNFTMLDQARVPDAPIGPKRVPLFLGAFFFAIAAGIGVALLAETLDNTVKSENELRDCLPEIPLLGTTPGMKNVPMIRRGLPQSRFLLGGQ; this is encoded by the coding sequence ATGGCCGATGAGCGCAAAGCATCACCACTCGCTGCGGTTTATACGCTACTGAGTGCGATTCGTTATCGCTATCGACTCATCATCTTCGTCGCCGTCGTGGTATTGGCAGCGGGATTGACCTATGTGATGAGCATGCCCGATGTCTACCAATCTTCAACACAGATCCTGGTAAATCCTCAGCGTGTTTCAGATAAGTACGTGAACAGCATTGCAACCATGGATGCCAGTGAACGCCTGAATACTTTGAGCCAGCAGATTCTTAGCTCGTCGCGCTTGGAAACCATCATGGACGAACTTCACCTCTTCTCCAATCTGCGAGATAAGGTGAGCCGTGATGAGCTGATCGCGCGGATGCGGAAGAACATCGGCATCGAGTTGAAGCATAACTCGGAAGGTCTGAGCGCATTCACGCTCAGCTATACCGGCGATTCCGCACAGGAAGTAGCAACTGTTGCCAACCGTCTTGCTGCATCCTTCATCTCGTGGAACCTGCACGATCGCGAGCAGGAAGCAAAAGCTACCACAACCTTCCTCGCGAATGAATTAACGACGACAAAGTCGCAGCTAGACGATCTCGAAGAGCAGCTGCGTAGCTACAAGATGAAGCACCTTGGCGAGCTGCCGGATCAGCTCGATGCAAACATGCAGACGCTATCGCGCCTGCAAGTGGAGCTTCAAGCGAATACAGAAGCGCAGAGCCGCCTGGATCATGAGGCGCTCCTCACCTCCTCTTTGCCGGACACAAGCTCGCAGCGCACTGCTGCCCCGGTTACCTCTTCATCGATGCGGCAGAAGCTTACAGCGGATAGGTACGCAGCGCAGACGGACCTGGCTGAACTGCACAAACACTACACGGATAGCTTTCCCGATGTAGGCCGCAAGGAAGCTGAAATCCGCGCTTTGGACGCGCAAATCGCTGCGCTGCCAGCCGATTCCACCCCCGCTGCTTCGGCAACCGCCGATTCAGCGACCAGCACCAATCCTCGGCTGCAGCTGATCCATCGCGACCGCAACCGGCTGCAGGACGAACAGCGCAAGATTCAGAGCTCCATCGGCCGTTATCAGTCCAGGATTGATTCTGCGCCGGTGCACGAACAAGAGATCTCGCAGCTTCTTCGTGACTACGGTACGGCCCGCGATCACTATCGGTCACTGCTGGAGAAAACCTACTCCGCACAGATGGCTGCGCAGCTCGAGCAGGAACAGCAGAGCGGAAACTTCACCATGCTGGACCAGGCACGTGTTCCCGATGCTCCTATCGGACCGAAGCGAGTTCCCTTGTTTCTGGGTGCCTTCTTCTTCGCGATCGCTGCGGGAATCGGAGTCGCGCTCCTCGCTGAAACTCTCGATAACACTGTGAAGTCAGAAAACGAACTGCGGGATTGTCTGCCTGAGATTCCGTTGCTTGGAACAACACCAGGAATGAAGAACGTTCCTATGATCCGCAGGGGCCTTCCACAATCGCGCTTTCTGCTGGGAGGTCAATAA
- a CDS encoding tyrosine-protein kinase family protein, translating to MISLSLKHESVTHTRRELKLIDDAEIAQLAQEYIHVDDEEYLDSVPLLEGDGVDSTQEYSVFHVDPYGAAAEQFRLMQRRLSNLRPAGGSVLLTSPGIGDGKTTNANNLAWALAEAGHSTLLLELDLRRPGLHRYLPENPPHDLNDVLLGDISAHTAVRRLHELPLFYLGVNKPAARPIRLLRAKKLNELIRWANQTFSWVVIDGPPVVGVSDVEEILPKVDLALMVVRERGTPRAMLERAAERMGERLNFVIYNDALLSDSYGQK from the coding sequence ATGATTTCGCTTTCCCTCAAGCATGAATCCGTGACGCACACACGTCGCGAATTGAAGTTAATCGACGATGCAGAGATTGCTCAGCTAGCGCAAGAGTATATCCACGTCGATGACGAAGAATATCTGGATAGTGTTCCCCTGTTGGAGGGTGACGGAGTCGACAGCACGCAGGAGTATTCCGTATTCCACGTCGATCCATACGGCGCAGCCGCAGAGCAGTTTCGTCTGATGCAGCGCCGCCTCAGCAACCTGCGTCCTGCAGGCGGAAGCGTATTACTTACCAGTCCTGGCATCGGAGATGGCAAGACCACAAACGCAAACAATCTTGCGTGGGCACTTGCTGAAGCGGGACACAGCACACTGCTGCTGGAGCTCGACCTTCGCCGCCCTGGCTTGCATCGTTACTTACCAGAAAATCCCCCGCACGATCTGAACGATGTCTTGCTGGGCGACATATCGGCACATACCGCGGTGCGGCGCTTACATGAACTCCCTCTGTTCTATCTGGGAGTGAACAAGCCCGCGGCGCGCCCCATTCGTCTCCTCCGTGCCAAGAAGCTCAACGAATTAATTCGTTGGGCAAATCAGACTTTCTCTTGGGTAGTCATTGATGGCCCGCCAGTCGTCGGCGTGTCAGACGTGGAAGAGATCCTGCCCAAAGTAGATCTCGCGCTGATGGTTGTGCGCGAGCGTGGAACACCGCGAGCCATGTTAGAACGTGCCG